The Papio anubis isolate 15944 chromosome 1, Panubis1.0, whole genome shotgun sequence genome window below encodes:
- the FCRL1 gene encoding Fc receptor-like protein 1 isoform X14 produces the protein MLPRLLLLICAPLCEPADLLLIVSPSHPTEGSPVTLTCKMPSLRSSDAQFQFCFFRDAQALGPGWSSSPKLQIANMWKEDSGSYWCEAQTMASKVLRSWRSQINVHRVPVADVSLETQPPGGQVMEGDRLVLICSVAMGTGDITFLWYKGAIGLNLQTKTQRSLTAEYEIPTARESDAEQYYCVAENGYGPRPSGLVSITVRIPVSRPILMLRAPRAQAVVGDVLKLHCEALRGSHPILYWFYHEDVILGSSSAPSGGGASFNLSLTAEHSGNYSCEANNGLGAQRSEEVTLNFTGRRSTRDPLRSLPSPVPQEFPYLNSPTPGQLQPTYENEPREQSVAVHGRQQHSSEQKAQKPWGHIWRTSLQLIRIISVVCQWDTGTLKMLALDHSFSRGPDFCIV, from the exons ATGCTGCCGAGGCTGTTGCTGTTGATCTGTG CTCCACTCTGTGAACCCGCCG ATCTGTTGTTGATAGTCAGCCCCTCCCATCCCACAGAGGGGAGCCCAGTGACCCTGACCTGTAAGATGCCCTCTCTACGGAGTTCAGATGCCCAGTTCCAGTTCTGCTTCTTCAGAGATGCCCAGGCCTTGGGCCCGGGCTGGAGCAGCTCCCCCAAGCTCCAGATCGCCAACATGTGGAAAGAAGACTCAGGGTCCTACTGGTGCGAGGCACAGACAATGGCATCCAAAGTCTTGAGGAGCTGGAGATCCCAGATAAATGTGCACA GGGTCCCTGTTGCTGATGTGAGCTTGGAGACTCAGCCCCCAGGAGGACAGGTGATGGAGGGAGACAGACTGGTCCTCATCTGCTCAGTTGCTATGGGGACAGGAGACATCACCTTCCTTTGGTACAAAGGGGCTATAGGTTTAAACCTTCAGACAAAGACCCAGCGTTCACTGACAGCAGAGTATGAGATTCCTACAGCGAGGGAGAGTGATGCTGAGCAATACTACTGTGTAGCTGAAAATGGCTATGGTCCCAGACCCAGTGGGCTGGTGAGCATCACTGTCAGAA TCCCAGTGTCTCGTCCCATCCTCATGCTCAGGGCTCCCAGGGCCCAGGCTGTGGTGGGGGATGTGCTGAAGCTTCATTGTGAGGCCCTGAGAGGCTCTCATCCGATCCTGTACTGGTTTTATCACGAGGATGTCATCTTGGGGAGCAGCTCAGCCCCCTCTGGAGGAGGAGCCTCTTTCAACCTTTCCCTGACTGCAGAACATTCTGGAAACTACTCCTGTGAGGCCAACAATGGCCTGGGGGCCCAGCGCAGTGAGGAGGTGACACTCAACTTCACAG gaAGACGTTCAACCAGGGATCCACTCAG GAGCCTTCCCAGCCCTGTGCCCCAAGAGTTCCCCTACCTCAACTCACCTACCCCAGGACAGCTACAGCCTACATATGAAAATG AACCAAGAGAACAATCAGTGGCTGTGCATGGCAGACAACAGCATTCTTCAGAGCAGAAGGCT CAGAAACCCTGGGGACACATATGGAGGACCAG TTTGCAGCTTATCAGGATCATCTCTGTAGTCTGCCAGTGGGATACAGGCACTCTGAAAATGCTGGCCTTGGACCACAGTTTTTCAAGAGGCCCTGATTTTTGCATTGTGTGA
- the FCRL1 gene encoding Fc receptor-like protein 1 isoform X17 encodes MLPRLLLLICAPLCEPADLLLIVSPSHPTEGSPVTLTCKMPSLRSSDAQFQFCFFRDAQALGPGWSSSPKLQIANMWKEDSGSYWCEAQTMASKVLRSWRSQINVHRVPVADVSLETQPPGGQVMEGDRLVLICSVAMGTGDITFLWYKGAIGLNLQTKTQRSLTAEYEIPTARESDAEQYYCVAENGYGPRPSGLVSITVRMPTGARSNHLTSGVIEGLLGTLGPATVALLFCYGLKRKIGRRSTRDPLRSLPSPVPQEFPYLNSPTPGQLQPTYENEPREQSVAVHGRQQHSSEQKAQKPWGHIWRTSLQLIRIISVVCQWDTGTLKMLALDHSFSRGPDFCIV; translated from the exons ATGCTGCCGAGGCTGTTGCTGTTGATCTGTG CTCCACTCTGTGAACCCGCCG ATCTGTTGTTGATAGTCAGCCCCTCCCATCCCACAGAGGGGAGCCCAGTGACCCTGACCTGTAAGATGCCCTCTCTACGGAGTTCAGATGCCCAGTTCCAGTTCTGCTTCTTCAGAGATGCCCAGGCCTTGGGCCCGGGCTGGAGCAGCTCCCCCAAGCTCCAGATCGCCAACATGTGGAAAGAAGACTCAGGGTCCTACTGGTGCGAGGCACAGACAATGGCATCCAAAGTCTTGAGGAGCTGGAGATCCCAGATAAATGTGCACA GGGTCCCTGTTGCTGATGTGAGCTTGGAGACTCAGCCCCCAGGAGGACAGGTGATGGAGGGAGACAGACTGGTCCTCATCTGCTCAGTTGCTATGGGGACAGGAGACATCACCTTCCTTTGGTACAAAGGGGCTATAGGTTTAAACCTTCAGACAAAGACCCAGCGTTCACTGACAGCAGAGTATGAGATTCCTACAGCGAGGGAGAGTGATGCTGAGCAATACTACTGTGTAGCTGAAAATGGCTATGGTCCCAGACCCAGTGGGCTGGTGAGCATCACTGTCAGAA TGCCTACTGGGGCCAGAAGCAATCATCTTACCTCAGGAGTCATTGAGGGGCTCCTCGGCACCCTTGGTCCTGCCACTGTGGCCTTATTATTTTGCTACggcctcaaaagaaaaatag gaAGACGTTCAACCAGGGATCCACTCAG GAGCCTTCCCAGCCCTGTGCCCCAAGAGTTCCCCTACCTCAACTCACCTACCCCAGGACAGCTACAGCCTACATATGAAAATG AACCAAGAGAACAATCAGTGGCTGTGCATGGCAGACAACAGCATTCTTCAGAGCAGAAGGCT CAGAAACCCTGGGGACACATATGGAGGACCAG TTTGCAGCTTATCAGGATCATCTCTGTAGTCTGCCAGTGGGATACAGGCACTCTGAAAATGCTGGCCTTGGACCACAGTTTTTCAAGAGGCCCTGATTTTTGCATTGTGTGA
- the FCRL1 gene encoding Fc receptor-like protein 1 isoform X2 — protein MLPRLLLLICAPLCEPADLLLIVSPSHPTEGSPVTLTCKMPSLRSSDAQFQFCFFRDAQALGPGWSSSPKLQIANMWKEDSGSYWCEAQTMASKVLRSWRSQINVHRVPVADVSLETQPPGGQVMEGDRLVLICSVAMGTGDITFLWYKGAIGLNLQTKTQRSLTAEYEIPTARESDAEQYYCVAENGYGPRPSGLVSITVRIPVSRPILMLRAPRAQAVVGDVLKLHCEALRGSHPILYWFYHEDVILGSSSAPSGGGASFNLSLTAEHSGNYSCEANNGLGAQRSEEVTLNFTVPTGARSNHLTSGVIEGLLGTLGPATVALLFCYGLKRKIGRRSTRDPLRSLPSPVPQEFPYLNSPTPGQLQPTYENEPREQSVAVHGRQQHSSEQKAKPWGHIWRTSLQLIRIISVVCQWDTGTLKMLALDHSFSRGPDFCIV, from the exons ATGCTGCCGAGGCTGTTGCTGTTGATCTGTG CTCCACTCTGTGAACCCGCCG ATCTGTTGTTGATAGTCAGCCCCTCCCATCCCACAGAGGGGAGCCCAGTGACCCTGACCTGTAAGATGCCCTCTCTACGGAGTTCAGATGCCCAGTTCCAGTTCTGCTTCTTCAGAGATGCCCAGGCCTTGGGCCCGGGCTGGAGCAGCTCCCCCAAGCTCCAGATCGCCAACATGTGGAAAGAAGACTCAGGGTCCTACTGGTGCGAGGCACAGACAATGGCATCCAAAGTCTTGAGGAGCTGGAGATCCCAGATAAATGTGCACA GGGTCCCTGTTGCTGATGTGAGCTTGGAGACTCAGCCCCCAGGAGGACAGGTGATGGAGGGAGACAGACTGGTCCTCATCTGCTCAGTTGCTATGGGGACAGGAGACATCACCTTCCTTTGGTACAAAGGGGCTATAGGTTTAAACCTTCAGACAAAGACCCAGCGTTCACTGACAGCAGAGTATGAGATTCCTACAGCGAGGGAGAGTGATGCTGAGCAATACTACTGTGTAGCTGAAAATGGCTATGGTCCCAGACCCAGTGGGCTGGTGAGCATCACTGTCAGAA TCCCAGTGTCTCGTCCCATCCTCATGCTCAGGGCTCCCAGGGCCCAGGCTGTGGTGGGGGATGTGCTGAAGCTTCATTGTGAGGCCCTGAGAGGCTCTCATCCGATCCTGTACTGGTTTTATCACGAGGATGTCATCTTGGGGAGCAGCTCAGCCCCCTCTGGAGGAGGAGCCTCTTTCAACCTTTCCCTGACTGCAGAACATTCTGGAAACTACTCCTGTGAGGCCAACAATGGCCTGGGGGCCCAGCGCAGTGAGGAGGTGACACTCAACTTCACAG TGCCTACTGGGGCCAGAAGCAATCATCTTACCTCAGGAGTCATTGAGGGGCTCCTCGGCACCCTTGGTCCTGCCACTGTGGCCTTATTATTTTGCTACggcctcaaaagaaaaatag gaAGACGTTCAACCAGGGATCCACTCAG GAGCCTTCCCAGCCCTGTGCCCCAAGAGTTCCCCTACCTCAACTCACCTACCCCAGGACAGCTACAGCCTACATATGAAAATG AACCAAGAGAACAATCAGTGGCTGTGCATGGCAGACAACAGCATTCTTCAGAGCAGAAGGCT AAACCCTGGGGACACATATGGAGGACCAG TTTGCAGCTTATCAGGATCATCTCTGTAGTCTGCCAGTGGGATACAGGCACTCTGAAAATGCTGGCCTTGGACCACAGTTTTTCAAGAGGCCCTGATTTTTGCATTGTGTGA
- the FCRL1 gene encoding Fc receptor-like protein 1 isoform X5 — protein MLPRLLLLICDLLLIVSPSHPTEGSPVTLTCKMPSLRSSDAQFQFCFFRDAQALGPGWSSSPKLQIANMWKEDSGSYWCEAQTMASKVLRSWRSQINVHRVPVADVSLETQPPGGQVMEGDRLVLICSVAMGTGDITFLWYKGAIGLNLQTKTQRSLTAEYEIPTARESDAEQYYCVAENGYGPRPSGLVSITVRIPVSRPILMLRAPRAQAVVGDVLKLHCEALRGSHPILYWFYHEDVILGSSSAPSGGGASFNLSLTAEHSGNYSCEANNGLGAQRSEEVTLNFTVPTGARSNHLTSGVIEGLLGTLGPATVALLFCYGLKRKIGRRSTRDPLRSLPSPVPQEFPYLNSPTPGQLQPTYENEPREQSVAVHGRQQHSSEQKAQKPWGHIWRTSLQLIRIISVVCQWDTGTLKMLALDHSFSRGPDFCIV, from the exons ATGCTGCCGAGGCTGTTGCTGTTGATCTGTG ATCTGTTGTTGATAGTCAGCCCCTCCCATCCCACAGAGGGGAGCCCAGTGACCCTGACCTGTAAGATGCCCTCTCTACGGAGTTCAGATGCCCAGTTCCAGTTCTGCTTCTTCAGAGATGCCCAGGCCTTGGGCCCGGGCTGGAGCAGCTCCCCCAAGCTCCAGATCGCCAACATGTGGAAAGAAGACTCAGGGTCCTACTGGTGCGAGGCACAGACAATGGCATCCAAAGTCTTGAGGAGCTGGAGATCCCAGATAAATGTGCACA GGGTCCCTGTTGCTGATGTGAGCTTGGAGACTCAGCCCCCAGGAGGACAGGTGATGGAGGGAGACAGACTGGTCCTCATCTGCTCAGTTGCTATGGGGACAGGAGACATCACCTTCCTTTGGTACAAAGGGGCTATAGGTTTAAACCTTCAGACAAAGACCCAGCGTTCACTGACAGCAGAGTATGAGATTCCTACAGCGAGGGAGAGTGATGCTGAGCAATACTACTGTGTAGCTGAAAATGGCTATGGTCCCAGACCCAGTGGGCTGGTGAGCATCACTGTCAGAA TCCCAGTGTCTCGTCCCATCCTCATGCTCAGGGCTCCCAGGGCCCAGGCTGTGGTGGGGGATGTGCTGAAGCTTCATTGTGAGGCCCTGAGAGGCTCTCATCCGATCCTGTACTGGTTTTATCACGAGGATGTCATCTTGGGGAGCAGCTCAGCCCCCTCTGGAGGAGGAGCCTCTTTCAACCTTTCCCTGACTGCAGAACATTCTGGAAACTACTCCTGTGAGGCCAACAATGGCCTGGGGGCCCAGCGCAGTGAGGAGGTGACACTCAACTTCACAG TGCCTACTGGGGCCAGAAGCAATCATCTTACCTCAGGAGTCATTGAGGGGCTCCTCGGCACCCTTGGTCCTGCCACTGTGGCCTTATTATTTTGCTACggcctcaaaagaaaaatag gaAGACGTTCAACCAGGGATCCACTCAG GAGCCTTCCCAGCCCTGTGCCCCAAGAGTTCCCCTACCTCAACTCACCTACCCCAGGACAGCTACAGCCTACATATGAAAATG AACCAAGAGAACAATCAGTGGCTGTGCATGGCAGACAACAGCATTCTTCAGAGCAGAAGGCT CAGAAACCCTGGGGACACATATGGAGGACCAG TTTGCAGCTTATCAGGATCATCTCTGTAGTCTGCCAGTGGGATACAGGCACTCTGAAAATGCTGGCCTTGGACCACAGTTTTTCAAGAGGCCCTGATTTTTGCATTGTGTGA
- the FCRL1 gene encoding Fc receptor-like protein 1 isoform X4: MLPRLLLLICAPLCEPADLLLIVSPSHPTEGSPVTLTCKMPSLRSSDAQFQFCFFRDAQALGPGWSSSPKLQIANMWKEDSGSYWCEAQTMASKVLRSWRSQINVHRVPVADVSLETQPPGGQVMEGDRLVLICSVAMGTGDITFLWYKGAIGLNLQTKTQRSLTAEYEIPTARESDAEQYYCVAENGYGPRPSGLVSITVRIPVSRPILMLRAPRAQAVVGDVLKLHCEALRGSHPILYWFYHEDVILGSSSAPSGGGASFNLSLTAEHSGNYSCEANNGLGAQRSEEVTLNFTVPTGARSNHLTSGVIEGLLGTLGPATVALLFCYGLKRKIGRRSTRDPLRSLPSPVPQEFPYLNSPTPGQLQPTYENVNVVSGHDVYSLVYYNQPEQESAAETLGTHMEDQFAAYQDHLCSLPVGYRHSENAGLGPQFFKRP; encoded by the exons ATGCTGCCGAGGCTGTTGCTGTTGATCTGTG CTCCACTCTGTGAACCCGCCG ATCTGTTGTTGATAGTCAGCCCCTCCCATCCCACAGAGGGGAGCCCAGTGACCCTGACCTGTAAGATGCCCTCTCTACGGAGTTCAGATGCCCAGTTCCAGTTCTGCTTCTTCAGAGATGCCCAGGCCTTGGGCCCGGGCTGGAGCAGCTCCCCCAAGCTCCAGATCGCCAACATGTGGAAAGAAGACTCAGGGTCCTACTGGTGCGAGGCACAGACAATGGCATCCAAAGTCTTGAGGAGCTGGAGATCCCAGATAAATGTGCACA GGGTCCCTGTTGCTGATGTGAGCTTGGAGACTCAGCCCCCAGGAGGACAGGTGATGGAGGGAGACAGACTGGTCCTCATCTGCTCAGTTGCTATGGGGACAGGAGACATCACCTTCCTTTGGTACAAAGGGGCTATAGGTTTAAACCTTCAGACAAAGACCCAGCGTTCACTGACAGCAGAGTATGAGATTCCTACAGCGAGGGAGAGTGATGCTGAGCAATACTACTGTGTAGCTGAAAATGGCTATGGTCCCAGACCCAGTGGGCTGGTGAGCATCACTGTCAGAA TCCCAGTGTCTCGTCCCATCCTCATGCTCAGGGCTCCCAGGGCCCAGGCTGTGGTGGGGGATGTGCTGAAGCTTCATTGTGAGGCCCTGAGAGGCTCTCATCCGATCCTGTACTGGTTTTATCACGAGGATGTCATCTTGGGGAGCAGCTCAGCCCCCTCTGGAGGAGGAGCCTCTTTCAACCTTTCCCTGACTGCAGAACATTCTGGAAACTACTCCTGTGAGGCCAACAATGGCCTGGGGGCCCAGCGCAGTGAGGAGGTGACACTCAACTTCACAG TGCCTACTGGGGCCAGAAGCAATCATCTTACCTCAGGAGTCATTGAGGGGCTCCTCGGCACCCTTGGTCCTGCCACTGTGGCCTTATTATTTTGCTACggcctcaaaagaaaaatag gaAGACGTTCAACCAGGGATCCACTCAG GAGCCTTCCCAGCCCTGTGCCCCAAGAGTTCCCCTACCTCAACTCACCTACCCCAGGACAGCTACAGCCTACATATGAAAATG TGAATGTTGTAAGTGGGCATGATGTTTATTCGTTGGTGTACTATAACCAGCCGGAGCAGGAATCAGCAGCAG AAACCCTGGGGACACATATGGAGGACCAG TTTGCAGCTTATCAGGATCATCTCTGTAGTCTGCCAGTGGGATACAGGCACTCTGAAAATGCTGGCCTTGGACCACAGTTTTTCAAGAGGCCCTGA
- the FCRL1 gene encoding Fc receptor-like protein 1 isoform X3 yields MLPRLLLLICAPLCEPADLLLIVSPSHPTEGSPVTLTCKMPSLRSSDAQFQFCFFRDAQALGPGWSSSPKLQIANMWKEDSGSYWCEAQTMASKVLRSWRSQINVHRVPVADVSLETQPPGGQVMEGDRLVLICSVAMGTGDITFLWYKGAIGLNLQTKTQRSLTAEYEIPTARESDAEQYYCVAENGYGPRPSGLVSITVRIPVSRPILMLRAPRAQAVVGDVLKLHCEALRGSHPILYWFYHEDVILGSSSAPSGGGASFNLSLTAEHSGNYSCEANNGLGAQRSEEVTLNFTVPTGARSNHLTSGVIEGLLGTLGPATVALLFCYGLKRKIGRRSTRDPLRSLPSPVPQEFPYLNSPTPGQLQPTYENVNVVSGHDVYSLVYYNQPEQESAAAETLGTHMEDQFAAYQDHLCSLPVGYRHSENAGLGPQFFKRP; encoded by the exons ATGCTGCCGAGGCTGTTGCTGTTGATCTGTG CTCCACTCTGTGAACCCGCCG ATCTGTTGTTGATAGTCAGCCCCTCCCATCCCACAGAGGGGAGCCCAGTGACCCTGACCTGTAAGATGCCCTCTCTACGGAGTTCAGATGCCCAGTTCCAGTTCTGCTTCTTCAGAGATGCCCAGGCCTTGGGCCCGGGCTGGAGCAGCTCCCCCAAGCTCCAGATCGCCAACATGTGGAAAGAAGACTCAGGGTCCTACTGGTGCGAGGCACAGACAATGGCATCCAAAGTCTTGAGGAGCTGGAGATCCCAGATAAATGTGCACA GGGTCCCTGTTGCTGATGTGAGCTTGGAGACTCAGCCCCCAGGAGGACAGGTGATGGAGGGAGACAGACTGGTCCTCATCTGCTCAGTTGCTATGGGGACAGGAGACATCACCTTCCTTTGGTACAAAGGGGCTATAGGTTTAAACCTTCAGACAAAGACCCAGCGTTCACTGACAGCAGAGTATGAGATTCCTACAGCGAGGGAGAGTGATGCTGAGCAATACTACTGTGTAGCTGAAAATGGCTATGGTCCCAGACCCAGTGGGCTGGTGAGCATCACTGTCAGAA TCCCAGTGTCTCGTCCCATCCTCATGCTCAGGGCTCCCAGGGCCCAGGCTGTGGTGGGGGATGTGCTGAAGCTTCATTGTGAGGCCCTGAGAGGCTCTCATCCGATCCTGTACTGGTTTTATCACGAGGATGTCATCTTGGGGAGCAGCTCAGCCCCCTCTGGAGGAGGAGCCTCTTTCAACCTTTCCCTGACTGCAGAACATTCTGGAAACTACTCCTGTGAGGCCAACAATGGCCTGGGGGCCCAGCGCAGTGAGGAGGTGACACTCAACTTCACAG TGCCTACTGGGGCCAGAAGCAATCATCTTACCTCAGGAGTCATTGAGGGGCTCCTCGGCACCCTTGGTCCTGCCACTGTGGCCTTATTATTTTGCTACggcctcaaaagaaaaatag gaAGACGTTCAACCAGGGATCCACTCAG GAGCCTTCCCAGCCCTGTGCCCCAAGAGTTCCCCTACCTCAACTCACCTACCCCAGGACAGCTACAGCCTACATATGAAAATG TGAATGTTGTAAGTGGGCATGATGTTTATTCGTTGGTGTACTATAACCAGCCGGAGCAGGAATCAGCAGCAG CAGAAACCCTGGGGACACATATGGAGGACCAG TTTGCAGCTTATCAGGATCATCTCTGTAGTCTGCCAGTGGGATACAGGCACTCTGAAAATGCTGGCCTTGGACCACAGTTTTTCAAGAGGCCCTGA
- the FCRL1 gene encoding Fc receptor-like protein 1 isoform X10: MLPRLLLLICAPLCEPADLLLIVSPSHPTEGSPVTLTCKMPSLRSSDAQFQFCFFRDAQALGPGWSSSPKLQIANMWKEDSGSYWCEAQTMASKVLRSWRSQINVHRVPVADVSLETQPPGGQVMEGDRLVLICSVAMGTGDITFLWYKGAIGLNLQTKTQRSLTAEYEIPTARESDAEQYYCVAENGYGPRPSGLVSITVRIPVSRPILMLRAPRAQAVVGDVLKLHCEALRGSHPILYWFYHEDVILGSSSAPSGGGASFNLSLTAEHSGNYSCEANNGLGAQRSEEVTLNFTVPTGARSNHLTSGVIEGLLGTLGPATVALLFCYGLKRKIGRRSTRDPLRSLPSPVPQEFPYLNSPTPGQLQPTYENVNVNQENNQWLCMADNSILQSRRLRNPGDTYGGPVCSLSGSSL; encoded by the exons ATGCTGCCGAGGCTGTTGCTGTTGATCTGTG CTCCACTCTGTGAACCCGCCG ATCTGTTGTTGATAGTCAGCCCCTCCCATCCCACAGAGGGGAGCCCAGTGACCCTGACCTGTAAGATGCCCTCTCTACGGAGTTCAGATGCCCAGTTCCAGTTCTGCTTCTTCAGAGATGCCCAGGCCTTGGGCCCGGGCTGGAGCAGCTCCCCCAAGCTCCAGATCGCCAACATGTGGAAAGAAGACTCAGGGTCCTACTGGTGCGAGGCACAGACAATGGCATCCAAAGTCTTGAGGAGCTGGAGATCCCAGATAAATGTGCACA GGGTCCCTGTTGCTGATGTGAGCTTGGAGACTCAGCCCCCAGGAGGACAGGTGATGGAGGGAGACAGACTGGTCCTCATCTGCTCAGTTGCTATGGGGACAGGAGACATCACCTTCCTTTGGTACAAAGGGGCTATAGGTTTAAACCTTCAGACAAAGACCCAGCGTTCACTGACAGCAGAGTATGAGATTCCTACAGCGAGGGAGAGTGATGCTGAGCAATACTACTGTGTAGCTGAAAATGGCTATGGTCCCAGACCCAGTGGGCTGGTGAGCATCACTGTCAGAA TCCCAGTGTCTCGTCCCATCCTCATGCTCAGGGCTCCCAGGGCCCAGGCTGTGGTGGGGGATGTGCTGAAGCTTCATTGTGAGGCCCTGAGAGGCTCTCATCCGATCCTGTACTGGTTTTATCACGAGGATGTCATCTTGGGGAGCAGCTCAGCCCCCTCTGGAGGAGGAGCCTCTTTCAACCTTTCCCTGACTGCAGAACATTCTGGAAACTACTCCTGTGAGGCCAACAATGGCCTGGGGGCCCAGCGCAGTGAGGAGGTGACACTCAACTTCACAG TGCCTACTGGGGCCAGAAGCAATCATCTTACCTCAGGAGTCATTGAGGGGCTCCTCGGCACCCTTGGTCCTGCCACTGTGGCCTTATTATTTTGCTACggcctcaaaagaaaaatag gaAGACGTTCAACCAGGGATCCACTCAG GAGCCTTCCCAGCCCTGTGCCCCAAGAGTTCCCCTACCTCAACTCACCTACCCCAGGACAGCTACAGCCTACATATGAAAATG TGAATGTT AACCAAGAGAACAATCAGTGGCTGTGCATGGCAGACAACAGCATTCTTCAGAGCAGAAGGCT CAGAAACCCTGGGGACACATATGGAGGACCAG TTTGCAGCTTATCAGGATCATCTCTGTAG
- the FCRL1 gene encoding Fc receptor-like protein 1 isoform X11: MLPRLLLLICAPLCEPADLLLIVSPSHPTEGSPVTLTCKMPSLRSSDAQFQFCFFRDAQALGPGWSSSPKLQIANMWKEDSGSYWCEAQTMASKVLRSWRSQINVHRVPVADVSLETQPPGGQVMEGDRLVLICSVAMGTGDITFLWYKGAIGLNLQTKTQRSLTAEYEIPTARESDAEQYYCVAENGYGPRPSGLVSITVRIPVSRPILMLRAPRAQAVVGDVLKLHCEALRGSHPILYWFYHEDVILGSSSAPSGGGASFNLSLTAEHSGNYSCEANNGLGAQRSEEVTLNFTVPTGARSNHLTSGVIEGLLGTLGPATVALLFCYGLKRKIGRRSTRDPLRSLPSPVPQEFPYLNSPTPGQLQPTYENVNVNQENNQWLCMADNSILQSRRLNPGDTYGGPVCSLSGSSL, translated from the exons ATGCTGCCGAGGCTGTTGCTGTTGATCTGTG CTCCACTCTGTGAACCCGCCG ATCTGTTGTTGATAGTCAGCCCCTCCCATCCCACAGAGGGGAGCCCAGTGACCCTGACCTGTAAGATGCCCTCTCTACGGAGTTCAGATGCCCAGTTCCAGTTCTGCTTCTTCAGAGATGCCCAGGCCTTGGGCCCGGGCTGGAGCAGCTCCCCCAAGCTCCAGATCGCCAACATGTGGAAAGAAGACTCAGGGTCCTACTGGTGCGAGGCACAGACAATGGCATCCAAAGTCTTGAGGAGCTGGAGATCCCAGATAAATGTGCACA GGGTCCCTGTTGCTGATGTGAGCTTGGAGACTCAGCCCCCAGGAGGACAGGTGATGGAGGGAGACAGACTGGTCCTCATCTGCTCAGTTGCTATGGGGACAGGAGACATCACCTTCCTTTGGTACAAAGGGGCTATAGGTTTAAACCTTCAGACAAAGACCCAGCGTTCACTGACAGCAGAGTATGAGATTCCTACAGCGAGGGAGAGTGATGCTGAGCAATACTACTGTGTAGCTGAAAATGGCTATGGTCCCAGACCCAGTGGGCTGGTGAGCATCACTGTCAGAA TCCCAGTGTCTCGTCCCATCCTCATGCTCAGGGCTCCCAGGGCCCAGGCTGTGGTGGGGGATGTGCTGAAGCTTCATTGTGAGGCCCTGAGAGGCTCTCATCCGATCCTGTACTGGTTTTATCACGAGGATGTCATCTTGGGGAGCAGCTCAGCCCCCTCTGGAGGAGGAGCCTCTTTCAACCTTTCCCTGACTGCAGAACATTCTGGAAACTACTCCTGTGAGGCCAACAATGGCCTGGGGGCCCAGCGCAGTGAGGAGGTGACACTCAACTTCACAG TGCCTACTGGGGCCAGAAGCAATCATCTTACCTCAGGAGTCATTGAGGGGCTCCTCGGCACCCTTGGTCCTGCCACTGTGGCCTTATTATTTTGCTACggcctcaaaagaaaaatag gaAGACGTTCAACCAGGGATCCACTCAG GAGCCTTCCCAGCCCTGTGCCCCAAGAGTTCCCCTACCTCAACTCACCTACCCCAGGACAGCTACAGCCTACATATGAAAATG TGAATGTT AACCAAGAGAACAATCAGTGGCTGTGCATGGCAGACAACAGCATTCTTCAGAGCAGAAGGCT AAACCCTGGGGACACATATGGAGGACCAG TTTGCAGCTTATCAGGATCATCTCTGTAG